The following proteins are co-located in the Camelina sativa cultivar DH55 chromosome 12, Cs, whole genome shotgun sequence genome:
- the LOC104732337 gene encoding purple acid phosphatase 23 isoform X1, which yields MLEAIKSQNTSRVNVRSMNQPPGPMTMTMPLLMMIALTSLSLLLASGEPILTTLDGPFKPLTRRFDPSLRRGSDDLPMDHPRLRKRNVSSDFPEQIALALSTPTSMWVSWVTGDAVVGKDVKPLDPSSVASEVWYGKEKGKYLLKMKGNATVYSQLYPFDGLLNYTSGIIHHVLIDGLEPDTKYYYKCGDSSVPAMSEELSFKTLPLPSKDAYPHRIAFVGDLGLTSNTTTTIDHLMENDPSMVIIVGDLTYADQYRTIGGKGVSCFSCSFPDAPIRETYQPRWDARGRFMEPLTSKVPTMVIEGNHEIELQTSGITFKSYSERFAVPSSESGSNTNFYYSFDAGGVHFVMLGAYVDYNHTGAQYAWLKEDLSKVDRAVTPWLVATMHPPWYNSYSSHYQEFECMRQEMEELLYQHRVDIVFAGHVHAYERMNRIYNYTLDPCGPVYITIGDGGNIEKVDVDFADDPGKCPSPEDNIPEIGGSCPLNFTSGSAKGKFCWDRQPDWSAFRESSFGHGILEVMNSTHALWRWQRNQDVYRDDIAGDQIYIVRQPNVCISLKFRGEEREKSGGNKSRFSSPTLLMFICILFMFGTSRSIVFRHVK from the exons CCGTTCAAGCCATTGACCCGCCGGTTCGACCCGTCTCTACGGCGAGGCAGTGACGACTTGCCTATGGACCATCCGAGGCTGAGGAAGAGGAACGTCAGCTCCGATTTCCCAGAACAGATTGCTTTAGCTCTCTCTACTCCAACCTCCATGTGGGTCTCATGGGTCACTG GTGATGCTGTAGTTGGAAAAGATGTGAAACCGCTTGATCCTAGTTCAGTTGCTAGTGAGGTTTGGTATGGGAAGgagaaaggaaaatatttgctaaaaatgaaagggaatgCAACAGTTTACAGTCAGTTGTATCCCTTTGACGGTCTCCTCAATTACACATCAGGCATCATACACCATGTCCTCATTGATG GTCTTGAACCAGATACCAAGTACTATTACAAGTGCGGCGACAGCTCTGTTCCTGCAATGAGCGAGGAGCTCTCTTTTAAGACTTTGCCACTGCCAAGCAAAGACGCATATCCTCATCGAATTGCCTTTGTTGGGGATTTGGGTCTTACCAGtaacacaaccaccaccatTGACCATTTGATGGAAAACGACCCTTCGATGGTTATAATTGTTGGGGACTTAACGTATGCAGACCAGTACCGTACAATTGGTGGCAAAGGAGTTTCATGCTTCTCATGTTCATTTCCCGATGCACCTATTAGGGAGACGTATCAACCTCGCTGGGATGCCAGGGGAAG GTTCATGGAACCACTAACCTCCAAAGTCCCAACGATGGTCATTGAAGGAAACCATGAGATTGAGCTTCAAACTTCCGGAATCACCTTTAAGTCATATTCTGAAAGGTTTGCAGTTCCTTCAAGTGAGAGTGGCTCCAACACCAACTTCTACTATTCTTTTGATGCGGGAGGAGTGCATTTCGTTATGTTGGGTGCATATGTTGATTATAATCACACTG GAGCACAATATGCATGGCTAAAGGAAGACTTGTCTAAAGTTGATCGCGCAGTGACACCATGGCTGGTTGCAACAATGCATCCGCCTTGGTACAACAGCTACTCCTCGCACTACCAAGAGTTTGAATGCATGAGACAGGAAATGGAAGAGCTTCTTTACCAACACCGTGTCGACATTGTGTTTGCAGGACAT GTACATGCATATGAGAGAATGAACCGCATATACAACTACACATTAGACCCGTGTGGGCCAGTTTACATAACTATAGGAGATGGTGGTAACATTGAGAAAGTTGATGTGGACTTTGCGGATGACCCTGGGAAGTGTCCTTCTCCTGAAGACAACATCCCCGAGATAGGAGGATCATGCCCTTTAAATTTTACTTCTGGCTCTGCAAAAGGAAAGTTTTGCTGGGACAGACAACCTGATTGGAGCGCCTTCAGAGAGAGCAGCTTCGGCCATGGAATCCTTGAG GTCATGAATTCAACGCACGCCCTGTGGAGATGGCAAAGGAATCAAGATGTCTATAGGGACGACATCGCTGGTGACCAAATTTACATTGTCCGTCAACCAAATGTCTGCATTTCCCTGAAATTTCGAG gcgaagaaagagagaaatcagGCGGCAACAAGTCTAGGTTTTCCTCTCCCACATTACTAATGTTCATATGTATACTCTTCATGTTTGGTACTTCTAGGTCCATTGTTTTTCGACATGTTAAATAA
- the LOC104732337 gene encoding purple acid phosphatase 23 isoform X2, whose translation MLEAIKSQNTSRVNVRSMNQPPGPMTMTMPLLMMIALTSLSLLLASGEPILTTLDGPFKPLTRRFDPSLRRGSDDLPMDHPRLRKRNVSSDFPEQIALALSTPTSMWVSWVTGDAVVGKDVKPLDPSSVASEVWYGKEKGKYLLKMKGNATVYSQLYPFDGLLNYTSGIIHHVLIDGLEPDTKYYYKCGDSSVPAMSEELSFKTLPLPSKDAYPHRIAFVGDLGLTSNTTTTIDHLMENDPSMVIIVGDLTYADQYRTIGGKGVSCFSCSFPDAPIRETYQPRWDARGRFMEPLTSKVPTMVIEGNHEIELQTSGITFKSYSERFAVPSSESGSNTNFYYSFDAGGVHFVMLGAYVDYNHTGAQYAWLKEDLSKVDRAVTPWLVATMHPPWYNSYSSHYQEFECMRQEMEELLYQHRVDIVFAGHVHAYERMNRIYNYTLDPCGPVYITIGDGGNIEKVDVDFADDPGKCPSPEDNIPEIGGSCPLNFTSGSAKGKFCWDRQPDWSAFRESSFGHGILEVMNSTHALWRWQRNQDVYRDDIAGDQIYIVRQPNVCISLKFRGEEREKSGGNKSRFALSTYVST comes from the exons CCGTTCAAGCCATTGACCCGCCGGTTCGACCCGTCTCTACGGCGAGGCAGTGACGACTTGCCTATGGACCATCCGAGGCTGAGGAAGAGGAACGTCAGCTCCGATTTCCCAGAACAGATTGCTTTAGCTCTCTCTACTCCAACCTCCATGTGGGTCTCATGGGTCACTG GTGATGCTGTAGTTGGAAAAGATGTGAAACCGCTTGATCCTAGTTCAGTTGCTAGTGAGGTTTGGTATGGGAAGgagaaaggaaaatatttgctaaaaatgaaagggaatgCAACAGTTTACAGTCAGTTGTATCCCTTTGACGGTCTCCTCAATTACACATCAGGCATCATACACCATGTCCTCATTGATG GTCTTGAACCAGATACCAAGTACTATTACAAGTGCGGCGACAGCTCTGTTCCTGCAATGAGCGAGGAGCTCTCTTTTAAGACTTTGCCACTGCCAAGCAAAGACGCATATCCTCATCGAATTGCCTTTGTTGGGGATTTGGGTCTTACCAGtaacacaaccaccaccatTGACCATTTGATGGAAAACGACCCTTCGATGGTTATAATTGTTGGGGACTTAACGTATGCAGACCAGTACCGTACAATTGGTGGCAAAGGAGTTTCATGCTTCTCATGTTCATTTCCCGATGCACCTATTAGGGAGACGTATCAACCTCGCTGGGATGCCAGGGGAAG GTTCATGGAACCACTAACCTCCAAAGTCCCAACGATGGTCATTGAAGGAAACCATGAGATTGAGCTTCAAACTTCCGGAATCACCTTTAAGTCATATTCTGAAAGGTTTGCAGTTCCTTCAAGTGAGAGTGGCTCCAACACCAACTTCTACTATTCTTTTGATGCGGGAGGAGTGCATTTCGTTATGTTGGGTGCATATGTTGATTATAATCACACTG GAGCACAATATGCATGGCTAAAGGAAGACTTGTCTAAAGTTGATCGCGCAGTGACACCATGGCTGGTTGCAACAATGCATCCGCCTTGGTACAACAGCTACTCCTCGCACTACCAAGAGTTTGAATGCATGAGACAGGAAATGGAAGAGCTTCTTTACCAACACCGTGTCGACATTGTGTTTGCAGGACAT GTACATGCATATGAGAGAATGAACCGCATATACAACTACACATTAGACCCGTGTGGGCCAGTTTACATAACTATAGGAGATGGTGGTAACATTGAGAAAGTTGATGTGGACTTTGCGGATGACCCTGGGAAGTGTCCTTCTCCTGAAGACAACATCCCCGAGATAGGAGGATCATGCCCTTTAAATTTTACTTCTGGCTCTGCAAAAGGAAAGTTTTGCTGGGACAGACAACCTGATTGGAGCGCCTTCAGAGAGAGCAGCTTCGGCCATGGAATCCTTGAG GTCATGAATTCAACGCACGCCCTGTGGAGATGGCAAAGGAATCAAGATGTCTATAGGGACGACATCGCTGGTGACCAAATTTACATTGTCCGTCAACCAAATGTCTGCATTTCCCTGAAATTTCGAG gcgaagaaagagagaaatcagGCGGCAACAAGTCTAG ATTTGCATTATCTACATATGTAAGCACTTGA